From Amycolatopsis sp. YIM 10, the proteins below share one genomic window:
- a CDS encoding ABC transporter ATP-binding protein yields the protein MTAVELRGITKRFPGVVANDGVDLSVERGEIHALVGENGAGKTTLMSILYGTQRPDAGTVELFGEPARGHGPADRIAAGIGMVHQHFMLFGGLTVTENVVYNRGVLARRARAEVAGLIERYGLGLDPDARVRDLPIGVRQRVEILKLLYRDSKILILDEPTAVLTPAEADRLFEVLRELAGEGRSVILVTHKLREVLAISSRVTVLRDGRRVAGLQTADTTAAELARAMTGRDIELDVIQPPGTPGEVVLDVRGLTVPGGAKPLVDNASVTVRAGEILGVAGVAGNGQSEFAEALAGLRAFTGSVSLQGKPLTRSSVAYLPEDRGEVGSAQTASLAENLVVGYHRSGLLQPAKMRSHARRIVERFNVKAASVTAPIGDLSGGNQQKALLGRELTRDAPLLIAEQPTRGVDIGSVRDIHAELVAHRDAGHAIVVVSAELSEIRGLADRVVVFFDGRIVASLDKAEATEERLGLAMAGEPS from the coding sequence ATGACCGCGGTCGAACTTCGCGGGATCACCAAACGGTTTCCCGGGGTCGTCGCCAACGACGGGGTGGACCTGAGCGTCGAACGCGGTGAGATCCACGCGCTGGTCGGGGAGAACGGCGCGGGCAAGACCACGCTGATGTCCATTTTGTACGGCACGCAACGGCCGGACGCGGGCACCGTGGAACTGTTCGGCGAACCGGCGCGCGGGCACGGCCCCGCCGACCGGATCGCCGCCGGGATCGGCATGGTGCACCAGCACTTCATGCTCTTCGGCGGGCTGACCGTGACCGAGAACGTGGTCTACAACCGGGGTGTGCTGGCGCGGCGGGCGCGGGCCGAGGTGGCCGGGCTGATCGAGCGGTACGGTCTCGGCCTCGATCCGGACGCGCGCGTGCGGGACCTGCCGATCGGGGTGCGGCAGCGGGTCGAGATCCTGAAGCTGCTGTACCGCGATTCGAAGATCCTCATCCTGGACGAGCCGACCGCGGTGCTCACGCCCGCCGAGGCTGACCGGTTGTTCGAGGTGTTGCGCGAGCTGGCCGGCGAAGGCCGCAGCGTCATCCTGGTCACGCACAAGCTGCGCGAGGTGCTGGCGATCAGCTCGCGCGTGACGGTGCTGCGGGACGGTCGTCGTGTCGCCGGGCTGCAAACGGCGGACACCACCGCCGCCGAACTCGCTCGCGCGATGACCGGACGCGACATCGAACTCGACGTCATCCAGCCACCGGGTACACCAGGCGAGGTGGTGCTCGACGTGCGCGGGCTGACCGTGCCAGGTGGGGCGAAACCGTTGGTGGACAACGCTTCGGTGACCGTGCGAGCCGGGGAGATCCTCGGGGTCGCCGGAGTCGCGGGCAACGGCCAGAGCGAGTTCGCCGAAGCGCTCGCCGGGTTGCGCGCGTTCACCGGCAGCGTCTCGTTGCAAGGGAAGCCGCTCACGCGGTCCTCGGTCGCGTACCTGCCGGAGGATCGCGGTGAGGTCGGTTCCGCGCAGACGGCGAGCCTCGCGGAGAACCTGGTCGTCGGGTATCACCGGAGCGGCCTGCTCCAGCCCGCGAAAATGCGTTCGCACGCGCGGCGCATCGTCGAGCGGTTCAACGTGAAGGCCGCTTCGGTGACCGCGCCGATCGGCGATCTCTCCGGCGGGAATCAGCAGAAAGCCTTGCTGGGCCGGGAACTCACGCGGGACGCGCCACTGTTGATCGCCGAGCAGCCGACCCGGGGGGTGGACATCGGCTCGGTGCGCGACATCCATGCCGAACTCGTCGCGCACCGGGATGCCGGGCACGCGATCGTGGTGGTTTCCGCCGAGCTGAGCGAAATCCGCGGTCTGGCCGACCGGGTGGTCGTCTTCTTCGACGGCCGGATCGTGGCTTCACTGGACAAGGCGGAGGCCACCGAGGAACGCCTGGGCCTGGCGATGGCGGGAGAACCTTCATGA